In Hallerella succinigenes, the following are encoded in one genomic region:
- a CDS encoding GGDEF domain-containing protein: MQPTFDLLTICIANILGIILIGVLIAGNIWRFRDKTPENMTLMVLMFLTLSNCIADPVSYYFDGKPGDVARALIYLSNAWLYTSIMLTGLYWMRFLAIHLNGRFSQLHQGVLLVFIGTGAFLMLANFAQPIVFSVDSNNVYRRQAWYWYYLAVDYGILIDSLIFYSKTRMKGGILKHFPMWAYFIPALIGALIQSFFYGVSVVASTLAISVAGILANLQNEQIFRDNLTGLFNRAYLDYLLRKYPRIREYKITGIMLNLNNFKKINRTYGHKEGDKILGETARILQAAVSDMGLVTRYSSDEFIVLLKTQSDPVIQTCIEQINSRIDQYNYHNHSDYLLSVAIGTCKLDLNTQTTDDFVNELDKRMYENKREFYTRYAQYDRRKS, encoded by the coding sequence ATGCAACCGACTTTTGACTTACTAACCATCTGTATCGCCAACATTTTGGGCATCATCCTGATTGGCGTATTGATTGCGGGGAACATCTGGCGTTTTAGGGACAAAACTCCAGAAAACATGACCCTGATGGTGTTGATGTTCCTGACGCTTTCGAACTGTATTGCGGACCCGGTTTCCTATTACTTCGACGGCAAACCCGGAGATGTCGCCCGTGCGCTCATCTATTTATCGAACGCTTGGCTGTACACATCCATTATGCTGACCGGCCTATACTGGATGCGATTCCTTGCCATCCACTTGAACGGCCGCTTTTCACAATTGCACCAAGGAGTCCTACTTGTCTTTATCGGTACAGGCGCCTTCTTGATGCTTGCGAACTTTGCCCAGCCGATCGTCTTCTCGGTGGATTCGAACAACGTCTATCGCCGTCAGGCTTGGTACTGGTACTACCTGGCCGTAGACTACGGTATTTTGATCGATTCACTGATTTTCTACAGCAAAACCCGTATGAAGGGCGGTATTTTGAAGCACTTCCCGATGTGGGCATACTTCATTCCAGCTTTGATCGGCGCCCTGATTCAATCCTTCTTCTACGGCGTTTCCGTGGTGGCTTCAACCCTCGCAATTTCTGTCGCCGGCATTTTGGCAAACCTCCAGAACGAACAGATTTTCCGCGACAACCTCACAGGACTTTTCAACCGGGCCTATCTGGACTACCTGCTCCGCAAATATCCGCGTATTCGAGAATACAAGATTACCGGCATCATGTTGAACTTGAACAACTTCAAAAAGATCAACCGGACTTACGGTCACAAGGAAGGCGACAAGATCCTCGGGGAAACCGCAAGAATCCTCCAGGCAGCCGTCAGCGATATGGGACTTGTGACCCGCTATTCGAGCGATGAATTCATTGTTCTGCTGAAGACCCAGTCCGACCCGGTGATTCAGACCTGCATCGAACAAATCAACTCCCGAATTGATCAGTACAACTATCACAACCATTCCGACTATCTGCTGTCCGTCGCCATAGGCACGTGCAAGTTGGATTTGAACACGCAAACGACCGATGACTTTGTGAACGAACTGGATAAGCGGATGTACGAAAACAAACGCGAATTCTACACCCGATATGCCCAGTACGACAGAAGAAAAAGCTGA
- a CDS encoding FISUMP domain-containing protein, translating to MYKRLTAQIWGVTAFFAVALFAQESSGVAPKKDSVATVQDSVAVADSAATDSVTTDPLASPEMMAMSEIPADSIVYAAVDSLALMESQISQSCSGVTDENLCVEWMKTQSFATLQRLDSLFCQNQESIHACKIYLDSVPREKLGPYLRSLDKKFLLEFYQVTTVDSVYDKEMTKGECYRDLNEIVKTSKRRIADAEEGDSLQFEFGACAFDDSKQSKLACTKMLNAFVQARKKQCATEVVLKETREKFEHREKVKLFDRNMDALWAGLWNLDWFDRDSNWVEDMKFLQSKGYGYSEENLVEQIRTGFQKTDDVWNFLLLNACSVYPTIDDAYEKRVSFRLFDCDKIFEMHKTSCDGSVKKKSVPRTMNGLQASEFVCDAELHRWRLESDNEKMFGLCTEKNMGTEKKTSHGIVICDKNWKMLSKADTWDSDFSGKKFVKGKFRPKRTYFKDSRDGKIYRVVQAGDQVWMATHLNYSTLWGSKCAEGSKEQSCTTLGRLYNWETAKHVCPEGWHLPDSTEWTKLYTYLRGRAHANLANKLLTSGTFVWQASKGETSVYYWLPNQDDNEKFTAAESMQAGVEFGARSNKHEYYPVRCVQDY from the coding sequence ATGTACAAAAGACTCACGGCACAGATTTGGGGGGTGACTGCGTTTTTTGCGGTGGCTCTGTTTGCGCAAGAAAGTTCGGGCGTAGCTCCGAAAAAAGATTCGGTCGCGACGGTACAGGATTCGGTCGCTGTTGCAGATTCTGCTGCAACGGACTCGGTGACGACAGATCCTTTAGCTTCTCCCGAAATGATGGCGATGTCGGAAATTCCGGCGGATTCGATCGTTTATGCGGCGGTCGATAGCCTTGCCCTGATGGAATCTCAAATTTCGCAGTCCTGCTCGGGTGTAACGGATGAAAACCTTTGCGTGGAATGGATGAAGACGCAGAGCTTTGCTACGTTGCAACGCTTGGATTCTCTTTTCTGCCAAAATCAGGAATCCATTCACGCATGTAAAATTTACCTCGACAGCGTTCCGCGTGAAAAACTTGGCCCGTACCTGCGCTCTCTCGATAAAAAGTTCCTTTTGGAATTCTACCAAGTCACAACGGTTGATTCCGTTTACGACAAGGAAATGACCAAGGGTGAATGTTACCGAGATCTGAACGAAATCGTCAAGACTTCCAAGCGTCGTATTGCCGATGCCGAAGAGGGGGATTCTCTCCAGTTTGAATTCGGCGCCTGTGCCTTCGACGATTCCAAACAATCGAAGCTCGCCTGCACCAAGATGCTGAACGCCTTTGTCCAGGCTCGCAAAAAACAGTGTGCCACGGAAGTCGTTCTCAAGGAAACTCGCGAAAAATTTGAACACCGCGAAAAGGTCAAGCTTTTTGACCGCAACATGGATGCCCTCTGGGCGGGCCTTTGGAACTTGGACTGGTTCGATCGGGACTCCAACTGGGTCGAAGACATGAAGTTCTTGCAGAGCAAGGGCTATGGCTATTCGGAAGAAAACCTGGTGGAACAGATTCGCACGGGCTTCCAGAAGACCGATGACGTTTGGAACTTCTTGCTTTTGAACGCTTGCTCCGTTTACCCGACGATCGATGACGCTTACGAAAAGCGCGTGTCGTTTAGACTCTTCGACTGCGATAAGATTTTTGAAATGCACAAGACTTCTTGCGACGGCTCCGTCAAAAAGAAAAGCGTTCCCCGCACCATGAACGGTTTGCAGGCTAGCGAATTTGTTTGCGATGCGGAATTGCACCGCTGGCGCCTCGAAAGCGATAATGAAAAGATGTTCGGCCTTTGCACCGAAAAGAACATGGGCACAGAAAAGAAGACATCCCATGGAATCGTCATCTGCGACAAGAACTGGAAAATGCTCAGCAAGGCAGACACCTGGGACAGCGATTTCTCGGGCAAGAAGTTCGTGAAGGGCAAGTTCCGTCCGAAGCGCACTTACTTTAAGGATTCCCGCGACGGTAAAATCTACCGCGTCGTACAGGCGGGCGATCAGGTTTGGATGGCGACGCATTTGAACTACAGCACTCTTTGGGGAAGCAAGTGCGCCGAAGGTTCCAAGGAACAGAGCTGCACCACGCTCGGACGTCTTTACAACTGGGAAACCGCCAAGCACGTTTGCCCGGAAGGTTGGCACTTGCCGGATTCCACGGAATGGACCAAGCTTTACACCTATCTCCGCGGTCGTGCCCACGCAAATCTGGCAAACAAGCTCCTGACTTCGGGCACCTTCGTGTGGCAGGCTTCAAAGGGAGAAACCTCTGTTTATTACTGGCTCCCGAACCAGGATGACAATGAAAAATTCACTGCCGCAGAATCGATGCAGGCAGGCGTGGAATTTGGAGCCCGTTCCAACAAACACGAATACTATCCGGTCCGCTGCGTCCAGGATTATTAA
- a CDS encoding IS4 family transposase, with translation MAKSTFFTGQPVFAQLCKYLDRDEILRISTESGGERYRKSFDAWTHLLSMLYAVVMRFDSLREIEASALTFVSRMPHLQMSCVPKRSTLGDANAKRSESIFGDTYFSLLRAHRSRLLPDSRLNGLPGWLGRLKIIDSTTVTLFSNLVFRGVGRDPKIGKKKGGIKVHTVISANEGVPGDIKFTSAATHDSFMLKPCDFDDGDVLAMDRAYIDYEKLEDLTQHGVTYVTKMKRNLTYETVSESVLLDDGRYRNRSVRDVVFHKGATTHRARIISYTETKTSRRGSKEQEVQLLTNSHDLGVDEVIAIYQRRWQIESLFKQLKQNFPLRYFSGVSENAIKTQIWVTLIANLLLTLVQRSLERRWSFSGLATMMRIILMLYIDMFDFFEHPTRDWERMLQHPPCPS, from the coding sequence ATGGCCAAAAGTACATTTTTTACCGGACAGCCGGTCTTCGCGCAACTCTGCAAGTATCTCGACAGGGACGAAATCCTCAGAATCAGCACGGAATCCGGCGGAGAACGCTACAGAAAGTCCTTTGACGCATGGACTCACCTGCTTTCGATGCTCTATGCGGTCGTGATGCGGTTCGATTCCCTGCGGGAGATAGAGGCGTCTGCGCTGACATTCGTGAGCAGAATGCCGCACCTGCAGATGAGCTGCGTGCCCAAGCGGAGTACGCTGGGGGACGCCAACGCGAAGAGAAGCGAGTCCATCTTCGGGGACACCTATTTCAGCCTGCTAAGAGCGCACAGAAGCCGACTTTTACCGGACAGCCGCCTCAACGGGCTGCCCGGATGGCTGGGACGGCTCAAAATCATCGATTCCACAACGGTGACGCTGTTCTCCAACCTGGTTTTCAGGGGTGTCGGCAGGGACCCGAAAATTGGAAAGAAGAAAGGCGGCATAAAGGTCCATACAGTCATCAGCGCGAACGAGGGGGTTCCCGGCGACATCAAGTTTACTTCCGCGGCCACCCACGACAGCTTCATGCTCAAGCCATGCGACTTTGACGACGGCGACGTGCTCGCCATGGACCGCGCCTACATCGACTATGAAAAGCTGGAGGATCTGACGCAGCATGGCGTTACCTACGTGACCAAGATGAAAAGAAACCTGACCTACGAGACGGTCTCGGAGAGCGTCCTGCTCGACGATGGCAGGTACCGGAACAGGTCGGTCAGGGACGTCGTGTTCCACAAGGGCGCTACAACGCATAGGGCCCGGATTATCTCGTACACCGAGACCAAGACTTCGAGGAGAGGGAGCAAGGAGCAGGAGGTCCAGCTGCTGACAAACAGCCACGATCTCGGCGTGGATGAAGTTATCGCCATCTATCAAAGGCGCTGGCAGATCGAATCGCTTTTCAAGCAACTTAAGCAGAACTTTCCCCTGCGCTACTTCTCTGGGGTGAGCGAGAACGCCATCAAGACCCAGATCTGGGTAACCCTCATCGCGAACCTTCTCCTGACCCTTGTGCAGCGCAGCCTTGAACGGCGCTGGAGCTTTTCCGGACTTGCGACAATGATGCGAATAATCCTGATGCTCTACATTGACATGTTTGACTTTTTTGAACATCCCACAAGGGACTGGGAACGCATGCTGCAGCATCCACCTTGCCCATCGTAG